The following nucleotide sequence is from Melioribacteraceae bacterium.
TCACGTAATTTGGTGAATCCGGCCAGAACATATGATGATAGAGATAATAACTCAAGCGAAAGGTAAATTAAAATTAGGTCGGTTGCGGAAATCATTACCATCATTCCGAGAACCATACCGTAGACTAGCGCATAAAACTCACCAAGTCTATTATCAATTTTTTTAATTTCATCGGAAGCTTGAGCAAAGAAAACAATCAAAATAGAAGTAACTATGACAAGTAATTTAAAAAATGAACCAAAAGGATCAACGGCAATCATACCAAATTTTTGAGTACCCGACAATTGTGGAGTAAAAGCTAATGTGGTAACGCCAAGTTGATCGAGTGTTAAAATGCCTGTAATCACTAAACCGACTACAGCAATGTAGGGGATGATTTTTTTATTCAGATGAAAAATTAAATCGAAAGTTACAATGAGTAATAAGAAAACTGAAATTGCAATTTCCGGTAAAATAAAACCAATAGAATTTAATATATCCGCTGTCATTCTTTATCCAAATTATAAACCACTATTTGAAATATTAGCTGCACCATTAATCATAAATTCAACGAGAGTATTCACAGATGTATTCATTATATCCAACATTGCCGAAGGATATATACCAAGGAATATTATGATTATAGTTAGAGGAATAAACATAATATATTCTCTAGAATCTAAGTCGGTTAACTGTGCCCATTTCTCATTTAATTTCCCGAAGAAAATTCTTTGGAATGTCCACAGCATATAACCCGCACCTAATAATATTCCGAGAGTAGAAATTATTGCTAATATTCTGATACTACTTTCTCCGAATGCTCCGACAAATACGAGTGCTTCAGAGATAAATCCGCTTAAACTTGGTAATCCGATTGCGGCAAAAAATGCAACAGTAACAAATCCTGTATAAACCGGCATTTGATTAGCTAGTCCGCCAAAATCATTTATTCCCCTTGTATGTGCTCTATCATAAACAACACCTACAATTAAGAATAGCATTGCTGTTATTGTTCCGTGATTGAACATTTGGAATATCGCACCATTAATTCCTGTCGTTGAAAGTGAAGCCATTCCGAGAAGAACATAACCCATGTGGGAGATAGAAGAATAAGCTATCAATTTCTTGAAGTCTTTTTGAGCTAAAGCAACTAGAGCACCGTAGATAATATTTACCATTCCGAACAGAGCAATGTACCACATCAGATCACGAGTAATATCCGGGAAGATTGGATAACTAATTCTTAGAATACCATAAGTACCCATCTTCAAGAGAACACCGGCAAGAATAACTGAGATTGGTGTCGGTGCTTCAACGTGTGCATCCGGTAACCATGTGTGAAACGGGAACATTGGAATCTTTATAGCGAAGCCGACAAATAATGCAATGTATGCTATTAATCTAAGATTATGCGGATTGAAAGGAGAAAGTATTCCATCTGCGTTATAATTTGCCTGATCCATCAAAGCAAGTATATTAAAAGTGAAAACTCTATCACCGCCGTTGATAACTTCGGTAGCCGAGAAGTAAAGTCCGATCATTACTAAAAGAATAAAAATAGATCCGAATAAAGTATAGATGAAAAACTTAATTGCAGCATATTCTTTTCTTGGTCCACCCCAAATACCGATCAAGAAATACATCGGTAATAACATTAATTCCCAAAATACGTAGAATAAGAATAAATCTAACGCAACGAAAACACCCATCATACCGGTATCTAAAAGCAAGAAGAGTGCAAAATAACCTTTTATTGATTTATTGATATTCCAAGAAGAAATGGTCGCAATAAAACTAACCAGAGCCGTTAAAAGTACCATCGGCATACTTAAGCCGTCAATACCTAGGAAGTAATCTACTTTAACAGTTCCTAACCAAGATAGTCCGGTAATTTCGATCCATCTAAATTTTTCGATGAACTGAAAACTCTCTTCTTGAAATACACCGGCTGCCGAATAATCATAATTACCTAAAAGTATTACTGCAAGTACAACTTGAAGCCCTGTTGCAGCTAAAGCTGTGTACTTTACCCAAAGAGTTTTTTCTTTTGGTAAAGCAAGGATTATGATCATCCCTATTACCGGTAAGAATGTTATCAACGATAAAATTGGGAATCCAATCATGATTTTATAAATACCTATTTTTATTAATTTCTTTTAGAACGGTCTAAATAACAATAATAGAATTAAGACCGCGAATACTACAAAAACTACATATGTCTGAACTTTTCCTGTTTGTAATCTGCGGAATGTTAATCCCACAAATCCGCTGAACAAAGCAGTAAAGTTAACAAATCCATCTACTACGAAAGTATCAAACCAACCACTGATACGTGATATAAATCTTGTTGCTGAAGCACTTGCATTTACTATTCCGTCGACTATATAATAGTCAAACCAGGATAATAATCCGGCGCCTTTTAACGTTCCTCCAATAAATGTAGCATGATAAAATTCATCAACGTACCATTTATTAAGCGAAAATTTATATAGTGAATTTAGTTTTGTCGCTAATTTATCCGTATCGACTTTTTTCCATTGATAGAAGGTAAATGCCATCAAAATACCTAATCCGGCTAAAACCAAAGAGAGAATCATTGCCGGATAGTGTGCGTGATGCATTGCTTCTGTATATTGAACCGAATGAGTAATCCCAGCTTCCTGTGCTAAACCGGCTTCATGTGAATTCATACCTGATTGCATAAAATCAAAACTTGCTGAAGCAGGAACGACAGTCTGTGGTGTTTGTACCCAGTCACTTAAAAACCAACCGGCATCGGAGGAAAGTGGATTAGGCGTATAAAAAATAAAAATAGAAAGTAAACTAAGTACTGCAAGCGGGGCTGTCATTACCCATTTACTTTCATGCACGTGATCATATTTTTCTTTATTCCTGGGTTCACCATGGAAGGTAATGATTACCAATCTAAACATGTAGAAAGCAGTCATTGCAGCGACTGTGAATCCAATTATTGGTAATAGCCAATGTCCTGTTAAATTACCGAATGCAAGTGTTCCTGCTAGAATTCCATCTTTACTTAAAAAACCTGAAAATAATGGAACACCGGAAATTGCAAGAGTGGAAATTAGAAAAGTATAATAAGTCAAAGGCATTTTCTTTCTTAAACCACCCATATGGCGAATATCTTGTTCATGATGCATAGCATGAATTACAGAACCGGAACCAAGGAATAAGCATGCTTTAAAGAATGCGTGAGTGACTAAATGAAAGAATGCGAACGCATAAGCGCCAACACCTATTGCAAGAACCATATAACCAAGCTGACTTACAGTAGAATAAGCTAAAACCTTTTTGATATCATTTTGTGTTAATGCGATTGTTGCTGCAACAAATGCAGTTACTCCACCGACGACAGCAATAACTAACATTGCATCTGCAGTAAGCATTACAAAAATCTTAACAATAAGATAAACACCGGCGGCAACCATTGTGGCAGCATGGATTAAAGCACTAACCGGAGTCGGGCCTTCCATAGCATCAGGCAACCAAACATGCAATGGAAATTGAGCTGATTTTCCTATGGCTCCCATAAAAATTAAAATGCCGGCCGCAGTTAAGATAGTAGTACTATCAAATGGAAGATTACCAAGTGAAATTTGTTCAAATATTTCGGAGAATTTGAATGTTTCGTAACTGGTGAATAAAATCAGAATTCCGATGAACATTCCAATATCACCAACACGGTTGACAAGGAAAGCTTTTTTACCAGCATCCGCTGCAGAATCTTTCTCAAACCAAAAACCAATTAATAAGTATGAAGAAAGTCCAACGAGTTCCCAAAATATATACATCATTAAAATGTTATCGGTGAGGACAATTCCCAACATCGAAAATGTAAAAATTCCTAAATAAGCGAAGTATCTTGTATATCTTATATCGCCATGCATGTATTCAATTGAGTATAGGTGTACTAAGGCGCTGATAAGATTTACAACAATTAACATCAGTGCTGTGATGTTTGTTATTTCTATACCGAGGTCGATTGAAAGGGGACCGATATTAGCAACTTCACCAAAATCAATCCATGTAAATGAAAAACCGATTGTCTCTCCGGAATAAGAAGATAAC
It contains:
- a CDS encoding NADH-quinone oxidoreductase subunit M, whose amino-acid sequence is MIGFPILSLITFLPVIGMIIILALPKEKTLWVKYTALAATGLQVVLAVILLGNYDYSAAGVFQEESFQFIEKFRWIEITGLSWLGTVKVDYFLGIDGLSMPMVLLTALVSFIATISSWNINKSIKGYFALFLLLDTGMMGVFVALDLFLFYVFWELMLLPMYFLIGIWGGPRKEYAAIKFFIYTLFGSIFILLVMIGLYFSATEVINGGDRVFTFNILALMDQANYNADGILSPFNPHNLRLIAYIALFVGFAIKIPMFPFHTWLPDAHVEAPTPISVILAGVLLKMGTYGILRISYPIFPDITRDLMWYIALFGMVNIIYGALVALAQKDFKKLIAYSSISHMGYVLLGMASLSTTGINGAIFQMFNHGTITAMLFLIVGVVYDRAHTRGINDFGGLANQMPVYTGFVTVAFFAAIGLPSLSGFISEALVFVGAFGESSIRILAIISTLGILLGAGYMLWTFQRIFFGKLNEKWAQLTDLDSREYIMFIPLTIIIIFLGIYPSAMLDIMNTSVNTLVEFMINGAANISNSGL
- the nuoL gene encoding NADH-quinone oxidoreductase subunit L — protein: MSEISIINSSIAILLLPLISFIILIFFGKKFPKLYLLGTGILFATLALSIAVAYSMLSSYSGETIGFSFTWIDFGEVANIGPLSIDLGIEITNITALMLIVVNLISALVHLYSIEYMHGDIRYTRYFAYLGIFTFSMLGIVLTDNILMMYIFWELVGLSSYLLIGFWFEKDSAADAGKKAFLVNRVGDIGMFIGILILFTSYETFKFSEIFEQISLGNLPFDSTTILTAAGILIFMGAIGKSAQFPLHVWLPDAMEGPTPVSALIHAATMVAAGVYLIVKIFVMLTADAMLVIAVVGGVTAFVAATIALTQNDIKKVLAYSTVSQLGYMVLAIGVGAYAFAFFHLVTHAFFKACLFLGSGSVIHAMHHEQDIRHMGGLRKKMPLTYYTFLISTLAISGVPLFSGFLSKDGILAGTLAFGNLTGHWLLPIIGFTVAAMTAFYMFRLVIITFHGEPRNKEKYDHVHESKWVMTAPLAVLSLLSIFIFYTPNPLSSDAGWFLSDWVQTPQTVVPASASFDFMQSGMNSHEAGLAQEAGITHSVQYTEAMHHAHYPAMILSLVLAGLGILMAFTFYQWKKVDTDKLATKLNSLYKFSLNKWYVDEFYHATFIGGTLKGAGLLSWFDYYIVDGIVNASASATRFISRISGWFDTFVVDGFVNFTALFSGFVGLTFRRLQTGKVQTYVVFVVFAVLILLLLFRPF